A single window of Nicotiana sylvestris chromosome 3, ASM39365v2, whole genome shotgun sequence DNA harbors:
- the LOC138887776 gene encoding uncharacterized protein, with protein sequence MNVINKRFDLDESKFAGSSTKNNYQHQGENNQQFQFNAGDQLHGSTSNTATISPEHFQPHVDLYPDFQEAAEAYKAAEVSAEHLQGNIEEEPVIDEVAEAQQAEGEVPQSPIHGVTVTEVVPEGIDKKVVPEGIDNKGLTLDDFELPENLSQLVMYGEPIPDESTPVHPGRTRQPGKHARSPFTSLYSSGGSTSVGPKFFYLKHPFTSVIGENVDPELTERFTNWLYIRSDKVSRRRKYYFSKKDNQIKPWLDFGCEKIDKKDWFYDLAHPGQVINNTHIDVIMYYLRKRGKYGPNNNTRFTTTDCLFKTKIERIYDKFISSPPEQRYSVVKPEDDVGEYILGYRILANVAWDLVDYVLMPVNLVENFHWLLLVFDIKDRQLYVYDSMVRANRHKTVETLVDKFSIIIPLDCGVFVAAFAEYVSLGDLAIPKEDLSDIDQHRRRYGALLWDYATKKQEDGSISESEVTGRLARRKGAPAKNERTRVQRKKK encoded by the exons atgaatGTGATAAACAAGAGGTTTGATTTGGACGAGTCAAAG TTTGCTGGTAGTTCAACAAAAAATAATTACCAACATCAAGGAGAGAACAACCAGCAATTCCAGTTCAATGCTGGTGATCAACTGCATGGAAGCACAAGCAATACAG CTACAATTTCTCCAGAACATTTTCAACCACATGTTGACTTATATCCTGACTTCCAAGAAGCAGCTGAGGCATATAAAGCAG CTGAAGTTTCAGCAGAACATCTACAAGGAAATATTGAGGAAGAACCAGTAATTGATGAAGTAGCTGAGGCACAACAAGCAG AAGGTGAAGTTCCACAGTCGCCAATTCACGGTGTGACTGTGACTGAAGTTGTTCCTGAAGGCATTGATAAAAAAGTTGTTCCTGAAGGCATTGACAACAAAGGTTTGACATTGGATGACTTTGAGCTGCCAGAAAACTTATCACAGTTGGTCATGTATGGCGAGCCCATACCAGATGAATCAACCCCTGTTCATCCCGGTAGAACCAGGCAACCGGGAAAACATGCACGATCACCTTTCACATCTTTGTATAGTTCTGGAGGCAGCACATCTGTTGGACCTAAATTTTTTTACCTCAAGCACCCCTTCACAAGTGTCATAGGTGAAAATGTAGATCCTGAATTGACAGAAAGGTTCACCAACTGGTTATACATTCGTAGTGATAAAGTATCTAGGAG GAGGAAATATTACTTTTCCAAGAAggataaccaaatcaagccttggttggattttggttgtGAAAAGATTGATAAGAAGGACTGGTTTTATGACCTTGCTCACCCCGGACAAGTCATCAATAACACA CACATTGATGTTATTATGTATTATCTGCGAAAAAGAGGCAAATATGGCCCCAACAATAATACTAGGTTCACAACCACGGATTGCTTGTTCAAGACAAAGATTGAAAGAATCTATGACAAGTTCATAAGTTCTCCACCGGAACAAAGGTATTCGGTTGTTAAACCCGAGGATGATGTTGGAGAATATATTCTTGGGTACAGAATTCTTGCTAATGTTGCCTGGGATCTTGTTGACTATGTGCTCATGCCTGTGAACCTTGTAGAGAACTTCCATTGGTTGTTGCTAGTTTTTGACATAAAGGACAGACAACTTTATGTTTATGATTCCATGGTGAGAGCAAACCGTCATAAAACAGTTGAGACATTGGTTGACAAGTTTTCAATCATTATCCCTCT cgattgtggtgtatttgtggCTGCATTTGCGGAGTATGTTAGCCTTGGAGATTTGGCAATCCCAAAGGAAGATCTTTCTGATATTGACCAACACCGTAGACGCTATGGAGCTCTACTGTGGGACTATGCaacaaagaagcaagaagatgGGTCAATCAGTGAGAGTGAGGTTACTGGCAGGCTAGCAAGGAGGAAGGGTGCTCCGGCAAAAAACGAGAGGACTAGAGTGCAACGAAAGAAGAAATAG
- the LOC104241450 gene encoding BTB/POZ domain-containing protein At3g56230, with the protein MDCSICSAMPFILRPPRNTICGACYEGARTIITLTNRNDHSDNTKGTDNKTVTGLSASSSNPSIKGFVNALKWVKEMKEMEEELNEKLNYLSRFVVAFRDHIHTDILIKPGNDGPSIPAHRALLAARSDIFKNILDSDGCKAPPSDTITLPELNYEELESLLEFLYSGDLSKEKMEKHVYSLSIAADKYEIPFLQKFCEHQMLGSLNSSNALDILEISDTCSNLSLKETSLNFIVKNMEDIVFTARFDAFALKNPHLTVQITRASFIDIKNKRLGV; encoded by the exons ATGGATTGTTCAATATGTAGTGCTATGCCATTTATTCTAAGGCCACCAAGAAATACAATTTGCGGAGCTTGTTATGAGGGAGCCAGAACTATTATTACCTTGACCAACAGAAATGATCACAGCGACAACACCAAAGGAACTGATAATAAAACAGTAACTGGACTTTCTGCTTCTTCATCCAATCCTTCTATTAAG GGATTTGTAAATGCGTTGAAATGGGTGAAAGAAATGAAGGAGATGGAGGAGGAATTAAACGAGAAACTGAATTATCtaagtaggtttgttgttgcctTCAGAGATCATATTCATACCGATATTTTAATTAAGCCTGGGAATGATGGTCCCTCCATACCGGCACATCGAGCTCTTCTG GCAGCAAGATCTGATATATTCAAGAATATATTGGACTCAGATGGTTGCAAAGCTCCACCAAGTGACACAATAACTTTACCTGAACTTAACTACGAGGAATTAGAGTCTCTATTAGAGTTCCTTTACAGTGGAGACTTGAGTAAAGAGAAGATGGAAAAACACGTCTACTCATTGTCAATAGCAGCAGACAAGTACGAAATCCCCTTCTTGCAGAAATTTTGTGAGCATCAAATGTTGGGATCGTTGAACTCATCGAACGCTCTCGACATTTTAGAGATTTCGGACACTTGTTCTAACCTGTCTTTAAAGGAGACATCGTTAAATTTCATTGTTAAGAACATGGAAGATATTGTTTTTACAGCTAGATTTGATGCATTTGCACTCAAGAATCCTCATCTTACTGTACAGATTACAAGGGCTTCTTTTATAGATATTAAAAATAAAAGGCTTGGTGTTTGA
- the LOC138887777 gene encoding uncharacterized protein, whose protein sequence is MDGASNAKGSGLSIVLKPPMGNVVRQSIRTMKLNNNEAEYEGVIARLKLAKALEPRWSKNHVPRDQNSEADALANLGLSVDDDEFSSRTVVQLMKSVIEEGHAEVNSMSLTWDWRNKYIDYLKTGKLPSDPKESRATKATRFSLVEGTLFRRAFNGPLARCLELGDTEYAVREVYEGTCENHLRVESLVRKLIKVGYYWTQMEKDAKDFVQKCDSCQRHPPMIYQPGELLHTVMSPWPFMKWGTDIAGPLPWAPGKA, encoded by the exons ATGGATGGTGCCTCGAATGCAAAAGGGTCTGGGCTCAGCATCGTGCTGAAGCCTCCTATGGGGAACGTAGTTAGGCAATCTATTAGAACTATGAAATTGaataacaatgaggccgagtatgaaggCGTGATTGCACGTCTCAAATTGGCTAAAGCCTTGGAGCCGAGATGGTCGAAGAAT CACGTACCCCGTGATCAAAATAGTGAGGCTGATGCTCTGGCTAACTTGGGGTTATCggttgatgatgatgaatttaGTTCGAGAACAGTCGTACAACTCATGAAGTCAGTGATAGAAGAGGGTCATGCTGAAGTAAACTCAATGAGTttgacctgggattggaggaacaagtaCATAGACTACTTGAAAACTGGAAAGCTGCCCTCAGATCCTAAAGAATCGAGAGCTACCAAGGCTACCAGATTTAGCTTGGTCGAAGGGACACTGTTTAGAAGAGCGTTCAACGGCCCGTTAGCCAGATGCTTGGAACTGGGAGATACCGAGTACGCCGTGAGAGAAGTTTACGAAGGAACTTGTGAAAACCATTTGAGGGTAGAATCTTTGGTTCGGAAATTAATCAAGGTAGGATATTATTGGACCCAAATGGAGAAGGATGCGAAGGACTTCGTACAAAAATGCGACAGCTGCCAGAGACACCCACCAATGATCTATCAACCAGGAGAGCTACTACACACGGTCATGTCCCCATGGCCGTTTATGAAATGGGGGACGGACATCGCCGGTCCCCTGCCATGGGCACCCGGTAAAGCTTAA